A section of the Myxocyprinus asiaticus isolate MX2 ecotype Aquarium Trade chromosome 22, UBuf_Myxa_2, whole genome shotgun sequence genome encodes:
- the nocta gene encoding nocturnin isoform X2 codes for MGSSSSSRLFSTLAQTLSSAPLADPLVDPEDYEYEQADPDELLRECKEVLRNRPPRLHRDFFRTRASSLQNSPIRIMQWNILAQALGEGKDGFVRCPMEALNWSERKYLILEEILTYRPDVLCLQEVDHYFDTFQPVLASMGYQSSFCPKPCSPCLDVHNNNGPDGCALFFSHRRFQLLHTTHLRLSAMMLKTNQVAIVATLRCRRTDQVFCVAVTHLKARSGWEAFRSAQGSHLLQQLCNITSQSYPEMEQEEDSRTRVGETEEGIPLVVCGDFNAEPSEEVYRRFMTSPLGLDSAYKCLSEDGTTEPPYTSWKIRPSGESCSTLDYIWYSERAFHVDAVLGIPSEEQIGPDRLPSYHYPSDHLSLVCDLSFNQQPHRLM; via the exons ATGGGCAGTAGCAGCAGTAGTAGACTCTTCAGTACTCTGGCGCAGACTCTGAGCAGCGCTCCACTGGCAGACCCACTTGTTGATCCTGAAGATTATGAGTATGAGCAGGCCGACCCGGACGAACTCTTGCGTGAATGCAAGGAGGTTTTGAGAAATCGCCCGCCTCGATTGCACCGAGACTTTTTCAGGACCAGAGCCAGCTCGTTACAGAACTCACCCATCCGCATCATGCAGTGGAACATCTTAGCACAAG CTCTTGGTGAGGGTAAGGATGGTTTTGTGCGTTGTCCAATGGAAGCATTAAACTGGTCAGAAAGGAAGTATCTTATACTGGAAGAGATCCTTACCTACAGGCCAGATGTGCTGTGCCTGCAGGAGGTGGACCACTACTTTGACACCTTCCAGCCTGTGTTGGCCAGCATGGGCTACCAGAGCAGCTTCTGCCCTAAGCCTTGCTCCCCCTGCCTGGACGTTCACAACAACAACGGCCCCGACGGCTGCGCTCTGTTCTTCAGCCACCGTCGCTTCCAGCTTCTTCACACCACACACCTCAGACTCTCCGCCATGATGCTCAAGACCAACCAGGTGGCCATCGTGGCGACTCTTCGCTGCAGGCGCACAGACCAAGTCTTCTGCGTGGCAGTGACTCATCTGAAGGCCCGGAGTGGCTGGGAGGCATTTCGTAGTGCACAGGGATCTCATCTCCTCCAGCAACTCTGCAACATCACCTCTCAGTCTTACCCAGAGATGGAACAGGAGGAGGATAGTCGAACTAGGGTTGGGGAAACCGAAGAGGGTATTCCATTGGTGGTATGTGGGGACTTTAATGCAGAGCCAAGCGAGGAAGTCTATAGGCGCTTTATGACGTCTCCTCTGGGGCTGGACAGTGCTTACAAATGTCTGAGTGAAGATGGGACCACAGAGCCACCTTACACCAGTTGGAAGATCCGGCCCAGTGGAGAGAGCTGCTCCACGTTGGACTACATTTGGTACTCAGAAAGGGCGTTCCATGTGGACGCTGTGCTTGGGATACCCAGTGAAGAGCAGATTGGGCCGGACCGGCTTCCTTCTTACCATTACCCCTCTGACCATCTTTCCCTGGTGTGTGACCTTAGCTTCAATCAGCAGCCTCATAGGCTCATGTAG
- the elf2a gene encoding ETS-related transcription factor Elf-2a isoform X2, with the protein MTSVVIVDGGGNILEYVTGDEETQQEVCLDGEEPVGEKECPAVIVEQVNSAEVEQCYAAQVLVYDDQNTYLVQDVAEEQVVETELQDTASVEVSVHDKTIEAAEALLHMDSPASLQGDRSTEELLSEMEVEVRSEDMGPIDKDIVVLQETELLKKKKRGRKPRTPRNCSDGSLDLVYRRKSKESKGSTTYLWEFLLDLLQDKETCPKYIKWTQKEKGIFKLVDSKAVSKLWGRHKNKPDMNYETMGRALRYYYQRGILAKVEGQRLVYQFKEMPKDIVFIDDDDIDDSIDEGKSETQAATYRSSLKGKGVAVSPSTAVPKIINLTSGQDAFMTVQQSPANTTTAPGTVRLAMQVPFLMTTPQGQKISTVTVNSPTSSITGGNSTGKVLLQAVPTLVPAQGQSGERFTLQLITLPTMPGKAGTPITLSTLSPVTVPTSNVLKLTVPSNFTAPTATTQVTVVPNVQPAMSLQDVNIIKVESPEVSVSQTVDSSAEITESTQTNPTTTQS; encoded by the exons ATGACCTCTGTGGTGATCGTAGATGGTGGAGGGAATATATTGGAGTACGTCACTGGAGATGAGGAAACACAGCAG GAGGTGTGTCTTGATGGGGAGGAGCCTGTTGGAGAGAAGGAGTGTCCTGCAGTGATAGTGGAGCAGGTGAATAGTGCAGAAGTGGAGCAGTGCTACGCAGCCCAGGTGTTAGTCTACGATGATCAGAACACCTACCTGGTACAGGATGTGGCCGAGGAACAAGTTGTCGAGACCGAGTTGCAAGACACGGCATCAG TGGAGGTCTCGGTACATGATAAAACTATTGAAGCAGCAGAAGCTCTGCTGCATATGGATTCACCAGCCAGCCTACAGGGGGATCGCAGTACAG AGGAGCTTTTATCTGAGATGGAGGTGGAAGTGAGATCTGAGGATATGGGGCCCATTGACAAGGACATTGTTGTCCTGCAGGAGACAGAATTACTGAAAAAGAAGAAGAGAG GACGAAAACCCAGAACTCCACGAAATTGCTCTGATGGTTCACTGGATCTGGTCTATAGGAGGAAATCAAAAGAAAGCAAGg GCTCAACAACCTACCTATGGGAGTTCCTTTTGGATCTCCTACAGGATAAGGAAACCTGTCCAAAGTACATTAAGTGGACTCAGAAGGAGAAGGGTATATTCAAGCTTGTGGACTCCAAAGCAGTGTCTAAATTATGGGGAAGACATAAGAATAAACCTGACATGAACTATGAGACAATGGGGAGAGCACTTAG GTATTACTACCAGCGGGGCATTTTAGCTAAAGTGGAAGGCCAAAGACTTGTGTACCAGTTTAAGGAGATGCCCAAAGACATTGTTTTCATAGATGATGATGATATTGATGACAGCATTGATGAGGGAAAGAGCGAAACCCAAGCTGCAACCTATCGCAGCAGTCTGAAAGGGAAAGGGGTGGCAGTCTCTCCCTCTACTGCTGTACCTAAAATCATCAATCTAACCTCAGGACAAGATGCCTTTATGACCGTGCAACAGTCGCCAGCCAATACAACGACAGCCCCTGG GACTGTGAGGCTGGCTATGCAGGTCCCCTTTCTCATGACAACACCACAGGGTCAGAAAATCTCCACAGTAACTGTCAACTCACCCACCAGCTCAATCACTGGGGGTAACAGCACTGGTAAAGTGCTGCTCCAGGCCGTGCCAACGCTTGTGCCAGCTCAGGGGCAAAGTGGTGAGAGATTCACCCTGCAGCTCATCACCCTTCCTACTATGCCTGGCAAAGCCGGCACGCCTATCACTCTGAGCACGCTCTCCCCGGTCACCGTGCCAACCAGCAACGTTCTAAAGCTCACTGTCCCGTCCAACTTCACAGCACCCACAGCCACAACTCAAGTGACTGTGGTGCCAAATGTACAGCCAGCGATGTCTTTACAGGATGTGAATATTATAAAGGTGGAATCTCCTGAAGTTTCTGTGTCTCAGACAGTTGACAGTTCTGCAGAGATTACAGAAAGCACACAGACGAATCCCACAACAACACAGAGCTGA
- the elf2a gene encoding ETS-related transcription factor Elf-2a isoform X1 has protein sequence MTSVVIVDGGGNILEYVTGDEETQQEVCLDGEEPVGEKECPAVIVEQVNSAEVEQCYAAQVLVYDDQNTYLVQDVAEEQVVETELQDTASVEVSVHDKTIEAAEALLHMDSPASLQGDRSTEELLSEMEVEVRSEDMGPIDKDIVVLQETELLKKKKRAGRKPRTPRNCSDGSLDLVYRRKSKESKGSTTYLWEFLLDLLQDKETCPKYIKWTQKEKGIFKLVDSKAVSKLWGRHKNKPDMNYETMGRALRYYYQRGILAKVEGQRLVYQFKEMPKDIVFIDDDDIDDSIDEGKSETQAATYRSSLKGKGVAVSPSTAVPKIINLTSGQDAFMTVQQSPANTTTAPGTVRLAMQVPFLMTTPQGQKISTVTVNSPTSSITGGNSTGKVLLQAVPTLVPAQGQSGERFTLQLITLPTMPGKAGTPITLSTLSPVTVPTSNVLKLTVPSNFTAPTATTQVTVVPNVQPAMSLQDVNIIKVESPEVSVSQTVDSSAEITESTQTNPTTTQS, from the exons ATGACCTCTGTGGTGATCGTAGATGGTGGAGGGAATATATTGGAGTACGTCACTGGAGATGAGGAAACACAGCAG GAGGTGTGTCTTGATGGGGAGGAGCCTGTTGGAGAGAAGGAGTGTCCTGCAGTGATAGTGGAGCAGGTGAATAGTGCAGAAGTGGAGCAGTGCTACGCAGCCCAGGTGTTAGTCTACGATGATCAGAACACCTACCTGGTACAGGATGTGGCCGAGGAACAAGTTGTCGAGACCGAGTTGCAAGACACGGCATCAG TGGAGGTCTCGGTACATGATAAAACTATTGAAGCAGCAGAAGCTCTGCTGCATATGGATTCACCAGCCAGCCTACAGGGGGATCGCAGTACAG AGGAGCTTTTATCTGAGATGGAGGTGGAAGTGAGATCTGAGGATATGGGGCCCATTGACAAGGACATTGTTGTCCTGCAGGAGACAGAATTACTGAAAAAGAAGAAGAGAG CAGGACGAAAACCCAGAACTCCACGAAATTGCTCTGATGGTTCACTGGATCTGGTCTATAGGAGGAAATCAAAAGAAAGCAAGg GCTCAACAACCTACCTATGGGAGTTCCTTTTGGATCTCCTACAGGATAAGGAAACCTGTCCAAAGTACATTAAGTGGACTCAGAAGGAGAAGGGTATATTCAAGCTTGTGGACTCCAAAGCAGTGTCTAAATTATGGGGAAGACATAAGAATAAACCTGACATGAACTATGAGACAATGGGGAGAGCACTTAG GTATTACTACCAGCGGGGCATTTTAGCTAAAGTGGAAGGCCAAAGACTTGTGTACCAGTTTAAGGAGATGCCCAAAGACATTGTTTTCATAGATGATGATGATATTGATGACAGCATTGATGAGGGAAAGAGCGAAACCCAAGCTGCAACCTATCGCAGCAGTCTGAAAGGGAAAGGGGTGGCAGTCTCTCCCTCTACTGCTGTACCTAAAATCATCAATCTAACCTCAGGACAAGATGCCTTTATGACCGTGCAACAGTCGCCAGCCAATACAACGACAGCCCCTGG GACTGTGAGGCTGGCTATGCAGGTCCCCTTTCTCATGACAACACCACAGGGTCAGAAAATCTCCACAGTAACTGTCAACTCACCCACCAGCTCAATCACTGGGGGTAACAGCACTGGTAAAGTGCTGCTCCAGGCCGTGCCAACGCTTGTGCCAGCTCAGGGGCAAAGTGGTGAGAGATTCACCCTGCAGCTCATCACCCTTCCTACTATGCCTGGCAAAGCCGGCACGCCTATCACTCTGAGCACGCTCTCCCCGGTCACCGTGCCAACCAGCAACGTTCTAAAGCTCACTGTCCCGTCCAACTTCACAGCACCCACAGCCACAACTCAAGTGACTGTGGTGCCAAATGTACAGCCAGCGATGTCTTTACAGGATGTGAATATTATAAAGGTGGAATCTCCTGAAGTTTCTGTGTCTCAGACAGTTGACAGTTCTGCAGAGATTACAGAAAGCACACAGACGAATCCCACAACAACACAGAGCTGA
- the elf2a gene encoding ETS-related transcription factor Elf-2a isoform X3, which produces MQKRLVENQEVSACPGAVAPSLMEVSVHDKTIEAAEALLHMDSPASLQGDRSTEELLSEMEVEVRSEDMGPIDKDIVVLQETELLKKKKRAGRKPRTPRNCSDGSLDLVYRRKSKESKGSTTYLWEFLLDLLQDKETCPKYIKWTQKEKGIFKLVDSKAVSKLWGRHKNKPDMNYETMGRALRYYYQRGILAKVEGQRLVYQFKEMPKDIVFIDDDDIDDSIDEGKSETQAATYRSSLKGKGVAVSPSTAVPKIINLTSGQDAFMTVQQSPANTTTAPGTVRLAMQVPFLMTTPQGQKISTVTVNSPTSSITGGNSTGKVLLQAVPTLVPAQGQSGERFTLQLITLPTMPGKAGTPITLSTLSPVTVPTSNVLKLTVPSNFTAPTATTQVTVVPNVQPAMSLQDVNIIKVESPEVSVSQTVDSSAEITESTQTNPTTTQS; this is translated from the exons ATGCAAAAGCGCTTGGTTGAAAATCAGGAAGTGAGTGCCTGTCCTGGAGCAGTTGCGCCAAGTTTAA TGGAGGTCTCGGTACATGATAAAACTATTGAAGCAGCAGAAGCTCTGCTGCATATGGATTCACCAGCCAGCCTACAGGGGGATCGCAGTACAG AGGAGCTTTTATCTGAGATGGAGGTGGAAGTGAGATCTGAGGATATGGGGCCCATTGACAAGGACATTGTTGTCCTGCAGGAGACAGAATTACTGAAAAAGAAGAAGAGAG CAGGACGAAAACCCAGAACTCCACGAAATTGCTCTGATGGTTCACTGGATCTGGTCTATAGGAGGAAATCAAAAGAAAGCAAGg GCTCAACAACCTACCTATGGGAGTTCCTTTTGGATCTCCTACAGGATAAGGAAACCTGTCCAAAGTACATTAAGTGGACTCAGAAGGAGAAGGGTATATTCAAGCTTGTGGACTCCAAAGCAGTGTCTAAATTATGGGGAAGACATAAGAATAAACCTGACATGAACTATGAGACAATGGGGAGAGCACTTAG GTATTACTACCAGCGGGGCATTTTAGCTAAAGTGGAAGGCCAAAGACTTGTGTACCAGTTTAAGGAGATGCCCAAAGACATTGTTTTCATAGATGATGATGATATTGATGACAGCATTGATGAGGGAAAGAGCGAAACCCAAGCTGCAACCTATCGCAGCAGTCTGAAAGGGAAAGGGGTGGCAGTCTCTCCCTCTACTGCTGTACCTAAAATCATCAATCTAACCTCAGGACAAGATGCCTTTATGACCGTGCAACAGTCGCCAGCCAATACAACGACAGCCCCTGG GACTGTGAGGCTGGCTATGCAGGTCCCCTTTCTCATGACAACACCACAGGGTCAGAAAATCTCCACAGTAACTGTCAACTCACCCACCAGCTCAATCACTGGGGGTAACAGCACTGGTAAAGTGCTGCTCCAGGCCGTGCCAACGCTTGTGCCAGCTCAGGGGCAAAGTGGTGAGAGATTCACCCTGCAGCTCATCACCCTTCCTACTATGCCTGGCAAAGCCGGCACGCCTATCACTCTGAGCACGCTCTCCCCGGTCACCGTGCCAACCAGCAACGTTCTAAAGCTCACTGTCCCGTCCAACTTCACAGCACCCACAGCCACAACTCAAGTGACTGTGGTGCCAAATGTACAGCCAGCGATGTCTTTACAGGATGTGAATATTATAAAGGTGGAATCTCCTGAAGTTTCTGTGTCTCAGACAGTTGACAGTTCTGCAGAGATTACAGAAAGCACACAGACGAATCCCACAACAACACAGAGCTGA